The Nitrosomonas communis genome has a segment encoding these proteins:
- a CDS encoding RidA family protein, with protein MNKQIIQTADAPQAIGTYSQAVRVSGGETVYLSGQIGLDPATMQMVEGIESQIVRVILNMKAVATASGGSLGDIVKLNVYLTDLAHFAKVNEIMSHHFSQPYPARAAIGVASLPRGALVEMDAVMVMSK; from the coding sequence ATGAATAAACAAATTATCCAGACGGCTGATGCCCCGCAAGCGATTGGTACTTATTCACAGGCGGTACGAGTGAGTGGAGGAGAAACGGTCTATCTTTCTGGTCAAATTGGGCTGGATCCAGCGACCATGCAAATGGTCGAAGGAATCGAATCACAAATCGTGCGCGTCATCCTCAATATGAAAGCTGTGGCCACAGCAAGCGGCGGCAGTCTGGGTGATATTGTCAAATTAAATGTTTATTTAACGGATCTCGCCCATTTTGCCAAGGTCAATGAAATCATGTCCCATCATTTCAGCCAGCCCTATCCTGCGCGAGCAGCGATTGGTGTAGCCTCGTTGCCACGGGGCGCACTGGTGGAAATGGATGCGGTAATGGTAATGTCTAAATAA
- the argH gene encoding argininosuccinate lyase yields the protein MEKKAAVEMNAKTWSGRFNEPVTQLVQRYTASINFDKRLAEYDIQGSLAHAQMLSSVGIINSIDLVAIEQGLSQILEEIRNNRFEWQIELEDVHLNIEKRLTALIGDAGKRLHTARSRNDQVATDIRLYLRASIDEITQLIQSLQRALLDLAEQHIETVMPGFTHLQVAQPVSFGHHLMAYYEMLGRDIARLLDCRKRVNKLPLGAAALAGTSYPIDREMVAQLLGFEGICLNSLDAVSDRDFAIEFCACAALLMTHLSRFSEELIIWMSPAFNFIQLADRFCTGSSIMPQKKNPDVPELVRGKTGRINGHLVALLTLMKSQPLAYNKDNQEDKEPLFDTVDTLVATLRIYTDMLSGITINQDVMRQAAMRGYATATDLADYLVKKGLPFRDAHEIVAQAVRFAENKSCDLSELSLSELKQFSSIIEQDIFSFLTLEGSMNSRNHPGGTAPAQVRAAIVQARKELSNH from the coding sequence ATGGAGAAGAAAGCCGCAGTGGAAATGAATGCCAAAACCTGGTCAGGACGGTTCAATGAACCTGTTACTCAATTAGTGCAGCGATATACTGCCTCAATAAATTTCGATAAACGATTAGCTGAATACGATATACAAGGCTCCCTGGCTCATGCTCAAATGCTTTCATCAGTCGGTATCATTAACTCAATTGATCTGGTTGCTATCGAGCAGGGACTCAGCCAGATTCTTGAAGAAATTCGGAATAACCGCTTTGAATGGCAAATCGAATTAGAAGATGTCCACCTTAATATCGAAAAACGCCTGACCGCACTGATTGGGGATGCAGGGAAAAGATTACATACTGCCCGCTCCCGCAATGATCAGGTAGCCACTGATATCCGGCTTTATTTACGGGCCTCGATTGATGAGATTACCCAACTAATCCAATCCCTGCAACGGGCGCTCCTGGATTTGGCTGAACAACATATTGAGACCGTGATGCCTGGTTTTACTCATCTCCAGGTGGCTCAACCTGTCTCATTTGGCCATCATCTAATGGCCTATTATGAAATGCTTGGCAGAGATATCGCAAGACTTCTAGACTGTCGCAAGCGTGTCAATAAATTGCCTCTGGGGGCAGCAGCGCTAGCTGGAACCAGCTATCCCATCGACCGTGAGATGGTCGCACAATTGCTTGGTTTTGAGGGCATTTGCCTAAACTCACTCGATGCCGTATCAGATCGTGATTTCGCAATAGAATTTTGTGCCTGTGCAGCATTGCTCATGACTCATCTTTCACGCTTTTCTGAAGAACTGATCATCTGGATGAGTCCTGCCTTCAATTTTATTCAACTGGCAGATCGTTTCTGCACAGGCTCATCCATCATGCCGCAAAAGAAAAACCCTGATGTACCTGAACTGGTTCGGGGAAAAACGGGGCGTATTAATGGTCATCTGGTGGCATTGCTGACATTGATGAAATCTCAGCCACTTGCCTATAATAAAGATAATCAGGAAGACAAAGAGCCACTATTTGATACGGTCGATACCCTGGTCGCTACACTGCGTATTTATACGGACATGCTCTCTGGCATAACCATAAATCAGGACGTCATGCGTCAGGCCGCCATGCGCGGTTACGCCACCGCAACCGATCTGGCAGACTATCTGGTCAAGAAAGGTCTCCCCTTCCGTGATGCCCATGAAATCGTGGCTCAAGCAGTTCGTTTTGCTGAAAATAAAAGCTGTGATTTAAGCGAACTGTCGCTGTCTGAATTAAAACAGTTTTCATCGATCATCGAACAAGATATTTTCTCCTTTTTAACGCTCGAAGGCTCCATGAACAGCCGCAATCATCCGGGCGGAACAGCGCCAGCGCAGGTACGTGCAGCAATTGTGCAAGCGAGAAAAGAGTTATCCAATCATTGA
- the murA gene encoding UDP-N-acetylglucosamine 1-carboxyvinyltransferase, translating to MQKLVIHGGNPLCGEISISGAKNAALPALCASLLTNDTLKLRNIPDLKDVTTMMNLLKQMGVTILTNDPSEMELSAAHLTNPTAPYEMVKTMRAAILVLGPLLAHKGEAIISLPGGCAIGLRPVDQHIKGLQAMGAEIKIEHGYIHAKATKLVGTRIVMDIVTVTGTENLMMAACLASGLTILENAAREPEIIDLAQCLIKMGANIEGAGTDVITIQGVEALHGCMHDVMPDRIETGTFLTAVTASSGEIHLKGARADMLDAVIDKLQEAGAIINSEENWIHLTMNKPPKSVSLRTAPYPAFPTDMQAQFMTLNSVANGTAIITETIFENRFMHVQELRRMNAEITVEGNTAIVHGIPKLDGANVMATDLRASASLVIAGLVAQGETVIDRIYHLDRGYERIEQKLVHLGARIARIN from the coding sequence ATGCAAAAACTTGTGATTCATGGTGGCAACCCACTTTGTGGTGAAATAAGCATTTCCGGTGCAAAAAATGCCGCATTACCTGCGCTGTGTGCCTCATTGCTGACAAATGACACACTCAAACTCAGAAATATCCCTGATCTCAAAGATGTCACGACCATGATGAACTTGTTGAAACAAATGGGCGTCACTATCTTAACAAACGATCCATCAGAAATGGAGTTATCTGCGGCCCATCTTACCAATCCAACCGCACCGTATGAAATGGTCAAAACCATGCGTGCCGCCATACTGGTACTTGGTCCATTACTGGCTCATAAGGGGGAGGCCATCATTTCCCTGCCCGGTGGCTGTGCCATCGGCCTGCGCCCTGTCGACCAGCATATTAAAGGTCTCCAGGCCATGGGTGCAGAAATCAAGATTGAACATGGTTATATTCATGCCAAAGCTACCAAATTAGTTGGGACACGGATTGTGATGGATATCGTTACTGTGACCGGCACCGAAAATCTCATGATGGCAGCTTGCCTGGCTTCTGGCTTAACGATACTGGAAAATGCGGCACGTGAACCCGAGATTATTGATCTAGCGCAGTGCCTGATTAAAATGGGAGCAAACATTGAGGGTGCCGGAACAGATGTCATTACTATTCAAGGGGTCGAAGCATTGCATGGTTGCATGCATGATGTCATGCCTGATCGCATTGAAACCGGCACTTTCCTAACCGCCGTTACTGCCAGTAGCGGCGAAATCCACCTGAAAGGCGCACGAGCAGATATGCTGGATGCGGTCATCGATAAATTGCAGGAGGCAGGGGCCATCATTAATTCAGAGGAAAACTGGATTCATCTCACGATGAACAAACCACCCAAATCAGTCAGTTTGCGAACGGCACCCTACCCTGCTTTCCCAACCGATATGCAAGCCCAGTTCATGACACTCAACAGTGTAGCTAATGGCACGGCTATCATTACTGAGACTATTTTTGAAAACCGTTTCATGCATGTTCAAGAATTGAGGCGCATGAATGCCGAGATTACGGTAGAAGGTAACACTGCCATTGTGCATGGCATACCTAAGCTTGATGGAGCGAATGTTATGGCCACTGATCTACGCGCATCAGCCAGCCTGGTGATAGCAGGACTGGTTGCGCAGGGTGAAACAGTGATTGATCGAATTTATCATCTTGATCGTGGCTATGAGCGCATTGAACAAAAATTAGTACACTTGGGTGCCAGGATTGCACGCATAAATTAA
- a CDS encoding fructosamine kinase family protein: MMRSTHNLSSQSPWPEIAEQIESTLDTHFVIEKIHAIGGGCINETYHLQGREQHYFVKLNKASTLPMFEAEAAGLKEIHNSHTLRVPEPKCWGSNEVHAWLVLEYLELKHLPNPHAEALGVGLANMHRTFSDQFGWFRNNTIGSTLQKNDRSSEWIPFWRQHRLGYQLQLAQINGYKGRLQTQGERLMADLDVFFTGTRINACLLHGDLWSGNYSFDAAGRPVLFDPAVYYGDRETDLAMTELFGGFPAQFYASYQDAYPLEAGYHTRKTLYNLYHVLNHLNLFGSGYLRQAEQMMDKLLAEIK, translated from the coding sequence ATGATGCGATCAACCCATAATTTATCTTCTCAATCTCCCTGGCCAGAGATTGCCGAGCAGATTGAGAGCACTTTAGATACTCATTTTGTTATAGAAAAGATCCATGCTATTGGCGGCGGATGTATCAATGAGACTTATCATCTTCAAGGCAGGGAGCAGCACTATTTTGTCAAACTGAACAAAGCAAGCACGCTACCGATGTTTGAAGCAGAAGCAGCAGGTCTTAAAGAAATACATAATTCTCACACTTTGCGCGTTCCTGAGCCCAAGTGCTGGGGTAGTAATGAGGTCCATGCCTGGTTGGTGCTAGAATACCTGGAGTTAAAACACTTACCTAATCCACACGCAGAAGCATTAGGCGTGGGTCTCGCCAATATGCATCGCACTTTCTCTGATCAGTTCGGCTGGTTTCGTAATAATACCATTGGCTCTACTTTACAGAAAAACGACCGTTCTTCTGAATGGATCCCATTCTGGCGTCAACACCGGTTAGGATATCAACTCCAGCTTGCTCAGATAAATGGCTATAAAGGCAGGCTACAAACTCAGGGTGAGCGGCTTATGGCCGATCTCGATGTATTCTTTACGGGAACGCGCATCAATGCTTGCTTGTTGCATGGTGATCTATGGAGTGGCAACTACTCGTTTGATGCGGCAGGACGACCGGTATTATTCGACCCCGCCGTATATTATGGAGATCGTGAAACTGATCTTGCCATGACTGAGCTTTTTGGAGGGTTCCCGGCCCAGTTCTATGCGAGCTATCAAGATGCTTATCCACTTGAAGCGGGCTATCATACGCGCAAAACACTTTATAATCTCTACCATGTTTTAAATCATCTGAATCTGTTTGGAAGTGGTTACCTGCGCCAGGCAGAGCAGATGATGGATAAATTGCTTGCTGAGATAAAATAA
- a CDS encoding efflux transporter outer membrane subunit, which yields MMNFKRVDTISMALVRLIRFSQGFLTPCLSGMKYYDCQNSWFRMVWLLPILLLASCAMGPDYARPRIDMADNFRMTETEGQSIANLSWWELLQDEELRHLINQALLENKDLKQAVASVEELQARLNIARMDFLPKMDVSANAPVAGKLGGFAPPGFPSAFNYFGQTTLNWEVDIWGRIRRSNEAARADLLAREENRRAIVLTLVGAVAQAYFDLLQFDMQLDIARRALSSWEESVNISRAQLQQGVVSRLDLDQFEAERANAAARVAELDRLMIQKENELSVLLGRNPISIVRGRSLTEQLIPPEIPAGLPSELLQRRPDILQAEQTLAAATARIGVAKAERFPKISLTGFLGVASPSLSNLLLSDSKFGVGGIGLAGPLLNAQSLGFQQRAAEAQAKQALAQYEQTILVAFKEVEDALVAIRTANEQRKAQQEQVEALRSALSTADLRYQGGITSYVDVLLAKRTLFDAEFALMASHRLHLVSVVQLYKALGGGWLP from the coding sequence ATGATGAATTTTAAACGGGTGGATACCATCAGCATGGCCTTGGTTAGATTGATTAGATTCAGCCAAGGATTCCTGACACCCTGTCTATCAGGAATGAAATACTATGACTGCCAGAATAGCTGGTTTCGTATGGTGTGGTTGCTGCCGATTCTGTTGCTCGCATCCTGTGCCATGGGCCCTGATTATGCACGGCCTCGTATCGACATGGCTGATAATTTTCGTATGACGGAGACGGAGGGGCAGTCTATTGCCAATCTTTCCTGGTGGGAGCTTCTGCAGGATGAAGAACTCCGCCACCTGATCAATCAGGCTTTGCTGGAAAATAAAGACCTGAAACAAGCTGTGGCCAGTGTTGAGGAGCTTCAGGCCCGTCTAAATATTGCCCGCATGGATTTTCTACCGAAAATGGACGTGTCAGCCAATGCCCCAGTGGCTGGCAAGCTCGGTGGATTCGCTCCGCCCGGATTTCCGTCAGCTTTTAATTATTTTGGCCAGACCACCCTGAATTGGGAAGTGGATATCTGGGGCAGGATCCGTCGCTCCAATGAGGCTGCTCGTGCTGATCTCCTTGCGCGTGAGGAAAACCGGCGTGCTATCGTGCTAACATTAGTCGGCGCGGTGGCGCAAGCCTACTTTGACCTTTTGCAATTTGATATGCAATTGGATATTGCCAGGCGGGCATTGTCTTCGTGGGAAGAGTCAGTTAACATTTCCCGGGCACAGTTGCAACAAGGGGTCGTTTCCCGTCTCGATCTGGATCAGTTTGAGGCGGAGCGGGCTAATGCCGCTGCCCGGGTGGCAGAGCTTGATCGGTTAATGATTCAGAAAGAAAATGAACTCAGTGTGTTGCTGGGAAGAAATCCGATATCGATTGTACGTGGACGTTCTCTTACAGAGCAGCTGATACCGCCTGAAATACCGGCCGGCCTGCCTTCCGAGTTATTGCAACGACGCCCTGATATTCTTCAGGCAGAACAAACTTTAGCAGCGGCCACTGCCAGGATTGGAGTAGCCAAAGCGGAACGATTTCCCAAAATTTCATTAACAGGTTTCCTCGGTGTGGCCAGCCCGTCCTTGTCCAATTTATTGCTTTCGGATAGTAAGTTTGGCGTAGGTGGAATTGGGCTGGCAGGCCCGCTACTGAATGCACAAAGCCTGGGTTTTCAGCAACGCGCTGCAGAAGCGCAGGCAAAACAGGCCTTGGCACAATACGAGCAGACCATTCTGGTCGCGTTCAAAGAGGTAGAAGATGCCCTCGTAGCGATTCGCACCGCCAACGAACAGCGTAAGGCACAACAAGAGCAGGTCGAGGCGCTTCGCTCAGCTTTAAGTACCGCTGATCTTCGTTACCAAGGAGGTATTACCAGCTATGTTGATGTGCTTCTGGCCAAGCGCACGCTGTTCGATGCCGAATTCGCGCTCATGGCAAGCCACCGGCTTCACCTGGTGTCAGTGGTTCAACTTTACAAAGCGTTGGGTGGAGGATGGTTGCCGTGA
- a CDS encoding efflux RND transporter periplasmic adaptor subunit, translating into MCQMIQRLTVLIARTGHVVTGMSVSLCLLLLAGCDEQPSTDLLPPVPQVEVMTVTARTIEDQPEFIGQTEAFRPVEIRSQVSGIIKKVFFTEGRDVKEGDRLYLIDPVPFKAIYLSSKAKVAEAQARVTQARNDLERVKPLLKKQAVSKKDVDDAEAEVLAARAALEAAQNDLIKAKFDLDNTLITAPVSGRIGRSKFYEGRLISAQTTLLATIDQLDPMYVNVSVPESYLLRRRRELADQKIQRPDIFQLRGIMIFSDGSVYPEEGVLDFADIALRPETGTLQGRFKFPNPEGKEAPGRSYFFPGQFVKIRLKGYIRTNAILIPQRAVQQGTTGSFVYVIDEEEKAELRPVQASTWHGDEWLIDSGLHVGERVVVGGFHRVLPGTRVNAVEMQNESISASTPSADHVTYKMP; encoded by the coding sequence ATGTGCCAAATGATCCAAAGGTTAACTGTATTGATTGCTCGTACTGGACATGTCGTAACAGGCATGAGTGTCAGCTTATGCCTGCTTCTGCTTGCCGGCTGTGACGAGCAACCATCCACCGATTTATTACCGCCTGTTCCGCAGGTGGAAGTCATGACAGTGACGGCACGAACGATTGAGGATCAACCGGAATTCATCGGGCAAACTGAAGCCTTCCGTCCCGTGGAGATTCGATCGCAGGTCAGCGGCATTATTAAAAAGGTGTTTTTTACGGAAGGTCGAGATGTTAAAGAAGGGGACCGACTCTACCTGATTGATCCCGTGCCATTTAAAGCCATTTACCTTAGCAGCAAAGCGAAAGTAGCCGAGGCCCAGGCTCGGGTGACTCAGGCCAGGAATGATTTGGAGCGTGTGAAGCCGCTGCTAAAAAAACAGGCTGTCAGCAAAAAGGATGTTGATGATGCCGAGGCCGAGGTGCTGGCAGCCAGGGCTGCCCTGGAAGCTGCGCAGAATGATCTAATCAAAGCGAAATTCGATCTGGACAATACCCTGATTACAGCGCCTGTGAGTGGTCGCATCGGTCGAAGCAAATTCTACGAAGGGCGGTTGATCTCGGCCCAGACGACCTTACTGGCAACCATCGACCAGCTGGATCCCATGTATGTGAATGTAAGTGTTCCCGAAAGTTATCTGCTGCGCCGCCGTCGCGAACTAGCCGATCAAAAAATTCAGAGGCCTGATATTTTTCAATTAAGGGGCATAATGATTTTTTCTGATGGAAGTGTGTATCCGGAAGAAGGAGTGCTCGATTTTGCCGACATCGCTTTACGGCCTGAGACAGGTACGTTGCAAGGTCGATTCAAATTTCCCAATCCGGAAGGGAAAGAAGCGCCGGGACGCTCTTATTTTTTTCCTGGCCAGTTTGTCAAGATTCGCCTCAAGGGTTATATTCGAACGAATGCTATTCTCATCCCGCAGCGTGCTGTGCAGCAGGGAACAACCGGCTCATTTGTTTATGTGATTGACGAAGAAGAGAAAGCAGAGCTGCGGCCGGTCCAGGCTAGCACTTGGCATGGCGATGAATGGCTGATTGACTCCGGTCTGCATGTCGGCGAACGTGTGGTGGTAGGCGGGTTTCATCGTGTCCTGCCAGGAACGCGAGTAAATGCTGTTGAGATGCAGAACGAGAGTATTTCTGCTTCAACTCCTTCTGCAGATCACGTCACGTATAAAATGCCATGA
- the recG gene encoding ATP-dependent DNA helicase RecG has protein sequence MKNDHFSSLNPQLQQKLVRLGIRSELELILHLPLRYEDETRLYPIRDIPDGKTGQVQVEGVIIHCEVITRSRRQLVCQVKDASGILFIRFLHFYPSQVKAYSIGARVRVLGEARTGFFGAEMVHPKCRIVHEESPLADTLTPVYPITAGVTQTALAKLIQQALSRGHSREYMAETLPEAILQHYQLLGFRESIALLHQPPPDITIDLLQSRTHPAWRRIKFDELLAQQLSMRMHYRQRRSYRAPALQERNHLTHVLLATLAFELTVAQKKVLAEIKSDLSTTSPMQRLLQGDVGSGKTIVAALAALQAIENDYQVAVMAPTEILAEQHYQKFLSWFAPLGVTVAWLSGSQKKKQRDLELNQIAAGHAMLVVGTHALFQEQVRFFRLGLVIVDEQHRFGVHQRLALREKGSEPNWLPHQLMMSATPIPRTLSMSYYADLDVSVIDQLPPGRSPVVTKLIDESRRSEVIARVREACQAGKQAYWVCPLIEESEALQLKTAVETYEFLSQTFPDLKINLVHGRLNAQDKSAIMSAFSQGEVQLLVATTVIEVGVDVPNACLMVIEHAERMGLSQLHQLRGRIGRGSEAGICVLLYQKPLSQIARERLRIIFEHSDGFEIARQDLKLRGPGEFLGTRQSGIPMLRFADLQQDMDLLEAARTVAETLLRDYPEAAQRHLQRWLGDKNAYLRV, from the coding sequence CTGAAAAACGATCACTTTTCTTCTCTCAATCCACAGCTGCAGCAAAAGCTTGTCAGGTTAGGTATTCGCAGTGAATTAGAGCTGATTCTGCATCTGCCTCTTCGCTATGAAGATGAGACAAGGCTTTATCCCATCAGGGATATTCCGGACGGTAAAACTGGCCAGGTACAGGTAGAGGGGGTTATTATCCATTGTGAGGTCATCACGCGTTCAAGGCGGCAGCTGGTGTGTCAGGTAAAGGATGCCAGCGGCATCCTTTTTATCCGCTTTCTTCACTTTTATCCCAGCCAGGTGAAAGCCTATTCGATAGGCGCCCGGGTAAGGGTATTAGGCGAAGCACGTACCGGCTTCTTTGGTGCAGAAATGGTTCATCCCAAGTGTCGCATCGTGCATGAAGAATCACCGCTTGCTGACACCTTGACTCCTGTTTATCCCATCACAGCGGGTGTTACTCAAACCGCTCTTGCCAAACTGATTCAGCAAGCGCTAAGTAGGGGCCATAGCAGAGAGTACATGGCAGAAACACTGCCGGAAGCCATATTGCAGCACTATCAGTTGTTAGGATTTAGAGAAAGTATTGCTCTTTTGCATCAGCCTCCCCCTGATATCACCATCGATTTACTGCAATCTCGCACTCATCCGGCCTGGCGTCGAATCAAGTTTGATGAGTTATTGGCGCAGCAATTATCCATGCGCATGCATTATCGTCAGCGGCGAAGTTACCGAGCGCCTGCTTTACAGGAGAGGAACCATTTAACCCACGTGTTGCTTGCAACGCTTGCTTTTGAGCTAACGGTTGCCCAGAAAAAAGTGCTGGCTGAAATCAAGAGCGATCTCTCTACGACCAGCCCCATGCAGCGCCTGTTGCAAGGTGATGTGGGCAGTGGCAAAACAATTGTGGCTGCACTGGCAGCGTTACAAGCCATCGAAAATGACTACCAGGTTGCCGTCATGGCGCCAACCGAGATTCTTGCGGAACAGCATTATCAAAAATTTTTGAGCTGGTTTGCCCCGCTCGGTGTCACCGTGGCCTGGTTATCCGGCAGCCAGAAAAAGAAACAGCGTGATCTTGAGCTGAACCAAATCGCTGCGGGTCACGCCATGCTGGTGGTGGGCACGCATGCCTTGTTTCAGGAGCAGGTCCGGTTTTTTCGATTGGGGTTGGTCATTGTTGATGAGCAACACCGATTCGGTGTCCATCAACGCTTGGCCTTGCGAGAGAAAGGGAGTGAACCCAACTGGCTGCCGCACCAATTGATGATGAGCGCAACCCCTATCCCGCGTACGCTTTCGATGAGCTATTACGCTGATCTGGATGTATCGGTCATTGATCAACTGCCGCCAGGCAGGTCACCGGTCGTTACCAAGCTGATCGATGAAAGCCGACGCAGTGAAGTGATTGCGCGTGTGCGGGAAGCCTGTCAGGCAGGTAAGCAGGCTTATTGGGTCTGCCCATTGATTGAAGAATCCGAGGCATTGCAACTTAAAACAGCCGTCGAAACCTATGAGTTTTTAAGCCAGACTTTTCCTGATTTAAAAATCAACCTGGTACACGGCCGGTTGAATGCACAGGATAAATCTGCCATCATGAGCGCATTCAGCCAGGGAGAGGTTCAGTTACTGGTTGCGACGACCGTGATAGAGGTCGGTGTGGATGTGCCGAATGCATGTTTGATGGTGATCGAGCATGCAGAGCGCATGGGGTTATCACAGCTTCACCAGCTGCGTGGTCGTATTGGTCGTGGCAGTGAAGCGGGAATATGTGTATTGCTATATCAGAAACCATTGTCCCAAATTGCGCGCGAACGGCTGCGTATCATCTTCGAGCATAGCGATGGGTTTGAAATTGCACGTCAGGATCTCAAACTGCGGGGCCCGGGAGAATTTCTGGGCACCCGCCAGAGTGGCATTCCGATGCTGCGCTTCGCTGATCTGCAGCAGGATATGGATTTATTGGAAGCAGCCAGGACCGTGGCTGAAACCTTGCTGCGTGACTACCCCGAAGCAGCCCAGCGTCATCTCCAGCGCTGGCTAGGGGATAAAAATGCGTATCTGCGGGTATAG
- a CDS encoding SoxR reducing system RseC family protein, with the protein MNDNHRKIFIHRIIDDKQSESSTNRSTPGSPWQRWLFFLALIPLFIGAMLLGMVFFSIFFALIVIAAGAIGVRFWWLRRKLQKSGKFEEKERSIDIEDAEIIETKTKKSEYK; encoded by the coding sequence ATGAATGATAATCACAGAAAAATATTTATCCATAGGATAATTGATGATAAGCAGTCAGAGTCATCGACGAATCGATCTACCCCTGGTTCACCTTGGCAACGCTGGCTATTTTTCTTGGCGCTGATTCCTTTATTTATTGGTGCCATGTTGCTAGGGATGGTCTTTTTTTCAATCTTTTTTGCTTTAATCGTGATAGCGGCTGGAGCTATAGGCGTAAGGTTCTGGTGGCTGCGGCGCAAACTGCAAAAATCTGGAAAATTTGAGGAGAAAGAAAGATCGATTGACATCGAAGATGCTGAGATTATTGAAACTAAAACGAAAAAATCGGAATACAAATAG
- a CDS encoding dynamin family protein, translated as MAQSSTNIYKRLESLEKHLAEEHPDNPVLAKAVHSFRKLDRVAQDIGLLDRNESYATHVTWWPMIAVLGTFSAGKSTFINSYLDMHLQRTGNQAVDDKFTVICYSSDNEVKTLPGIALDADPRFPFYQISRSIEEISEAGPQRIDAYIQLKTCPSEKIRGKILIDSPGFDADSQRNSTLRLTQHIIDLSDLVLVFFDARHPEPGAMKDTLAYLVSGTINRADSNKFLYILNQMDVTAKEDNPEEVVSAWQRSLAQAGLFAGKFYRIYNPEAAAPIEDPLIRERYETKREEDMAEINTRMQQIEVERSYRIAGMLEQTAETISNQIIHKLTSMLQKWKKRVILFDSIVFGTLLILSGVAFWLTDSWNLLKTFAENIMAYDTSSLIGLGVIVVVMAYIHFTIRRKVADNMAEKLPGKFGHDHTACKQYTQAFLKSTAGFRPMCFQKPAGWNGSNQNILAEVRSEANDYIQSLNDQFTNPSGRKVEVAVAAEEKPATESVTTPETRVE; from the coding sequence ATGGCACAAAGCTCAACAAATATTTATAAGCGTCTGGAAAGCCTCGAAAAACATCTTGCGGAAGAACATCCTGATAACCCGGTCTTGGCTAAGGCAGTTCACAGTTTTCGCAAATTAGATCGTGTCGCCCAGGATATCGGTTTACTCGATCGCAACGAGTCTTATGCAACCCATGTCACCTGGTGGCCGATGATTGCGGTACTGGGAACATTCTCAGCCGGCAAATCCACTTTTATCAATTCTTATCTGGACATGCATTTGCAACGCACGGGTAATCAAGCTGTCGACGATAAATTTACGGTGATTTGTTATAGTAGCGATAATGAAGTCAAGACGTTACCGGGGATAGCATTAGATGCTGATCCACGTTTCCCCTTTTATCAAATCAGTCGAAGTATTGAAGAGATTTCAGAAGCCGGACCTCAGCGTATTGATGCTTACATTCAGTTAAAAACGTGTCCTTCTGAAAAGATCCGCGGCAAAATTCTGATTGACTCTCCTGGGTTTGATGCCGATAGCCAACGTAACTCTACGTTACGTCTAACGCAACATATCATCGATTTATCCGATCTGGTGCTCGTATTCTTTGATGCACGCCATCCCGAGCCAGGCGCCATGAAGGATACATTGGCATATCTGGTATCAGGCACCATTAACCGGGCTGACTCCAATAAATTCCTTTATATCCTTAACCAAATGGATGTCACTGCCAAAGAAGACAATCCTGAAGAAGTCGTTTCTGCCTGGCAGCGTTCGCTGGCACAAGCCGGTTTATTCGCTGGCAAGTTTTACCGAATTTATAATCCTGAAGCCGCTGCACCGATTGAAGATCCCCTCATCCGGGAGCGTTATGAGACTAAACGCGAAGAAGATATGGCGGAGATCAATACGCGCATGCAGCAAATTGAAGTAGAGCGCTCCTACCGTATAGCCGGTATGCTTGAGCAGACAGCTGAAACCATCAGCAACCAGATTATTCATAAACTTACCAGCATGCTCCAAAAGTGGAAAAAACGAGTCATTTTGTTTGACAGTATCGTATTCGGTACCTTGTTAATTCTAAGTGGGGTCGCTTTCTGGTTAACCGATAGCTGGAATCTATTGAAAACATTTGCTGAAAATATTATGGCCTATGACACTTCCTCACTGATTGGTCTTGGCGTAATAGTTGTGGTTATGGCTTATATTCATTTCACCATTCGCCGTAAGGTTGCAGACAATATGGCAGAAAAACTCCCAGGAAAATTTGGTCATGATCATACCGCCTGCAAGCAATACACTCAGGCATTCCTCAAGAGTACAGCGGGTTTTCGCCCCATGTGTTTTCAAAAACCTGCTGGTTGGAATGGCTCAAATCAAAATATTCTTGCTGAAGTGAGAAGCGAAGCCAATGACTATATCCAGTCATTGAACGATCAATTTACCAACCCTTCTGGTCGTAAAGTTGAAGTTGCAGTGGCAGCTGAAGAAAAACCTGCAACAGAAAGCGTCACTACGCCTGAAACCAGGGTCGAATAA